In Lodderomyces elongisporus chromosome 2, complete sequence, the following proteins share a genomic window:
- the ECM31 gene encoding cell wall biogenesis and architecture protein (BUSCO:EOG09263FTE) produces MFRSIRGFAFNSLRYSSYSSNAIVQSSTESSQQNVKKTISYIQNLYHEKKPITMVTAFDSITSRMSEEAQIDITLVGDSLANTSLGYRDTNQLNLEEMLYHVRSVRRGNQFSLLVADLPFGSYEVSIEQATATAIQMVKAGAQAVKLEGADDETVRTIKKLVNTGIPVMGHVGLTPQKHNTMGGYKLQGTSTESAMQVLEAAKKIQEAGVFSMVLECVPYRLGEIITQELSVPTIGIGAGGQTSGQVLVIADLLGMQPGPLPRFAKTYANFFDNGVSALKTYAEEVTSEQFPLQEHGYKIKKTVLEEVRKNLEK; encoded by the coding sequence ATGTTCAGATCTATCCGTGGTTTTGCATTCAACTCCTTGAGGTACTCTTCGTATTCTTCAAATGCAATTGTACAGTCATCAACCGAGTCTTCTCAACAAAATGTGAAAAAGACCATCTCGTATATTCAAAACCTCTACCATGAGAAAAAGCCTATCACCATGGTAACTGCGTTTGATAGCATCACGTCACGAATGAGCGAAGAAGCTCAAATTGATATCACTCTTGTGGGTGACTCGCTTGCAAATACTTCGTTAGGATACCGAGATACAAATCAATTGAACTTGGAGGAAATGTTATACCATGTGCGATCTGTACGGAGAGGGAACCAATTTTCACTTTTAGTAGCTGACTTGCCATTTGGTTCTTACGAAGTGTCCATCGAACAAGCTACTGCCACTGCAATACAAATGGTCAAAGCCGGCGCTCAAGCAGTCAAGCTTGAAGGAGCTGATGATGAAACGGTGAgaacaataaagaaattggtCAATACGGGAATCCCAGTGATGGGTCATGTTGGTTTAACACCCCAGAAACACAATACTATGGGCGGATATAAATTACAGGGCACTTCGACGGAGAGTGCAATGCAAGTATTGGAAGCTGCTAAAAAGATTCAAGAAGCAGGTGTATTTTCCATGGTGTTGGAGTGTGTGCCTTACAGATTAGGGGAGATCATTACGCAAGAATTGAGTGTACCCACCATTGGAATTGGTGCCGGAGGACAAACCTCGGGTCAAGTTCTTGTTATTGCTGATCTTTTGGGAATGCAACCGGGCCCATTACCAAGGTTTGCTAAAACATATGCTAATTTCTTTGATAATGGTGTACTGGCATTGAAAACTTATGCCGAGGAAGTGACGAGCGAGCAATTCCCATTACAAGAACATGGGTATAAGATTAAGAAAACGGTTCTAGAAGAAGTCAGGAAAAACCTTGAAAAATGA
- the ENA2 gene encoding P-type ATPase — MSFDEKRDSSTATENANLNQNENQVRTNTDSTLTQESQGKKQELDASSKTSSSSPHAKPQSISNSESEIEHNPNSPQYYRLPIERVAKDFDTNVVDGLTESEAKHRYEQYGANTLGEDEGVSYTKIFAHQVFNAMILVLIISMIIALAIKDWISGGVIGFVVGINIVVGFVQEVKAEKTMGSLRNLSSPTARVTRNGDDITVPAEQVVPGDIVHVKVGDTVPADLRLVDSMNLETDEALLTGESLPVQKNHEDIYDDFSQPVPVGDRLNLVYSSSIVSKGRGTGIAYGTGLNTEIGQIAQSLRGNDGIIRRVDKSNGKPKKREYGRAFFGTIYDMIGNILGVTVGTPLQRKLSWLAIFLFWVAVVFAIVVMGSQKMNVNKEVAIYAICVALSMIPSALIVVLTITMAVGAQVMVSKNVIIRKLDSLEALGGINDICSDKTGTLTQGKMIAKKVWLPNIGTLEVQNSNEPYNPTMGDVRFTPHSPYFIKETDEEIDFNKPIPDPMPQTMNDWLMTATLANIATVNEGKDEETGEVVWKAHGDATEIAIQVFTTRLGYGRESLVDGFEHLAEFPFDSSIKRMSAVYTDKKTGTTTVYTKGAVERIVGLCDNWYGEGTDDSQDLKDLTEEDVHLIEENMAALSSQGLRVLAFATRTIDKDFDLTERDPVEQHLTFLGLVGIYDPPREETKGSVSLCHRAGINVHMLTGDHPGTAKAIAQEVGILPHNLYHYSDEVVKVMVMTANEFDALSDEEIDALPVLPLVIARCAPQTKVRMIDALHRRKKFAAMTGDGVNDSPSLKKADVGIAMGLNGSDVAKDASDIVLTDDNFASILNAIEEGRRMSANIQKFVLQLLAENVAQAFYLMIGLAFMDKSGFSVFPLSPVEVLWILVVTSCFPAMGLGQEKASDDILEQSPNNTIFTWEVIIDMVAYGFWMACSCLLCFVVIVYGHGDGDLGHNCNSMDADTDVCGLVFRGRSAAFANMTWCALLLAWECIHPTNSLFYMRQDTDNPWWKQTAIDLWDNQFLFWSIIGGFVTVFPVVYIPVINTKVFLHKGISWEWGVAFGCTGLFLLGAEAWKWAKRVFMRKRINRKAKNPEYELERNDPFQRYASFSRSGTMDNRKIPV; from the coding sequence ATGTCATTTGATGAAAAGAGAGATTCATCAACTGCAACAGAAAATGCGAATTTGAACCAGAATGAGAACCAAGTAAGAACAAACACAGACTCTACTCTTACACAAGAGTCCCAGGGCAAAAAGCAGGAACTTGACGCAAGCTCAAAAACCTCATCTTCTAGTCCACACGCTAAACCACAACTGATTTCAAACTCAGAATCGGAAATAGAACACAATCCAAACTCACCACAATACTACCGGCTCCCAATTGAACGCGTTGCTAAAGACTTTGACACTAATGTTGTAGATGGTTTAACCGAATCTGAAGCCAAACACAGATACGAACAATATGGTGCAAACACATTGGGCGAAGACGAAGGTGTATCGTATACCAAGATCTTTGCCCACCAAGTGTTCAACGCCATGATCTTGGTACTTATCATCAGTATGATTATTGCATTGGCCATCAAGGATTGGATctctggtggtgttatcGGCTTTGTTGTGGGAATCAATATCGTTGTGGGCTTTGTCCAAGAAGTCAAAGCAGAAAAAACTATGGGCTCATTAAGAAACTTGTCCTCACCAACCGCTAGAGTCACTAGAAACGGGGACGACATTACAGTGCCAGCAGAACAAGTTGTACCAGGTGACATTGTCCACGTCAAAGTGGGAGACACAGTTCCAGCAGACCTCAGATTGGTTGATTCCATGAATTTGGAAACTGACGAAGCCTTGTTAACCGGTGAATCTTTACCAgtacaaaaaaaccacGAGGACATTTACGATGATTTTTCACAACCAGTACCAGTGGGTGACCGTTTGAACTTGGTTTACTCCTCCTCAATTGTCTCCAAAGGTAGAGGTACCGGTATCGCATATGGAACTGGCTTAAACACCGAGATTGGCCAAATTGCACAATCCTTGAGAGGTAATGACGGTATCATTAGACGAGTAGACAAGTCCAACGgtaaaccaaaaaagagagaatatGGCCGTGCCTTTTTTGGAACAATTTACGATATGATTGGAAATATCCTTGGTGTTACCGTGGGAACCCCTTTGCAACGTAAATTATCATGGCTAGcaatatttttgttttgggtCGCCGTGGTGTTTGCCATTGTGGTTATGGGATCTCAAAAGATGAATGTCAACAAGGAAGTGGCAATATATGCAATTTGTGTTGCGTTATCGATGATCCCTTCGGCTCTTATTGTGGTGTTGACCATTACAATGGCTGTGGGTGCACAAGTTATGGTTTCCAAAAACGTTATTATTAGAAAATTGGACTCTCTCGAGGCCCTTGGTGGTATCAATGACATTTGCTCAGACAAAACAGGTACCTTGACCCAAGGTAAAATGATTGCCAAAAAAGTCTGGTTACCAAATATAGGTACCTTGGAGGTGCAAAACTCAAATGAACCATATAATCCTACAATGGGAGATGTCCGTTTTACTCCACACTCACCCTACTTTATAAAGGAAACAGATGAAGAGATTGATTTCAACAAACCCATTCCCGACCCAATGCCCCAAACAATGAATGATTGGTTGATGACGGCAACATTGGCCAATATCGCCACTGTAAATGAAGGTAAAGACGAAGAAACTGGAGAAGTAGTTTGGAAGGCTCATGGAGATGCCACAGAAATTGCCATTCAAGTATTCACCACCAGATTGGGCTATGGAAGAGAATCTCTTGTTGATGGCTTTGAACACCTTGCAGAGTTTCCATTTGACTCCTCAATCAAGAGAATGTCTGCAGTTTACACCGATAAGAAAACAGGTACCACTACTGTTTATACCAAAGGTGCAGTGGAAAGAATTGTTGGCTTGTGTGACAATTGGTATGGCGAAGGAACAGATGATTCGCAAGATTTAAAAGACTTGACCGAGGAAGATGTTCACTTGATTGAAGAGAATATGGCTGCATTATCATCCCAAGGATTGAGAGTGTTGGCATTTGCCACAAGAACCATTGACAAAGACTTTGATTTAACCGAGAGAGATCCAGTTGAACAACATCTCACTTTCCTTGGTCTTGTTGGTATTTATGACCCACCAAGAGAAGAAACTAAAGGTTCAGTTTCGCTTTGTCACAGAGCAGGTATCAATGTTCATATGCTTACTGGTGACCATCCAGGCACTGCCAAGGCCATTGCTCAAGAAGTTGGTATTCTCCCACACAACTTGTACCACTACAGTGATGAAGTGGTTAAAGTTATGGTGATGACAGCAAATGAGTTTGATGCTCTATCtgatgaagaaattgatgcGCTCCCTGTTTTGCCATTGGTTATTGCACGTTGTGCACCACAAACAAAGGTGCGCATGATTGATGCATTACACAGAAGGAAGAAGTTTGCAGCTATGACTGGTGATGGTGTTAATGATTCTCCCTCATTGAAGAAAGCCGACGTTGGTATTGCGATGGGTCTCAATGGCTCAGACGTTGCCAAGGATGCTTCAGACATTGTGCTTACCGATGATAACTTTGCCTCAATTTTGAACGCTattgaagaaggaagaCGTATGTCTGCCAACATTCAAAAGtttgttttgcaattgctTGCCGAAAATGTCGCCCAAGCATTTTACTTGATGATTGGTTTAGCATTTATGGACAAGAGTGGTTTTAGTGTTTTCCCATTGTCACCAGTTGAGGTTTTGTGGATTCTTGTTGTTACATCATGTTTCCCAGCAATGGGATTGGGTCAAGAAAAAGCCAGCGATGACATTTTGGAACAATCCCCAAACAATACAATTTTCACTTGGGAAGTTATTATCGATATGGTGGCATATGGCTTTTGGATGGCATGTTCATGTcttttgtgttttgttgttatcGTGTATGGTCACGGTGATGGTGATTTAGGTCACAATTGTAACTCGATGGATGCCGACACAGATGTGTGTGGCTTGGTTTTCCGCGGAAGATCAGCTGCATTTGCCAACATGACTTGGTGTGCCTTGCTCTTGGCATGGGAATGTATCCATCCAACAAACTCCTTGTTTTACATGAGACAAGATACTGATAATCCATGGTGGAAACAAACCGCTATTGACCTTTGGGATAaccaatttttgttttggtcaATCATTGGTGGATTCGTTACTGTGTTCCCTGTTGTTTATATTCCAGTTATTAACACCAAGGTTTTCTTGCATAAAGGTATAAGCTGGGAATGGGGTGTTGCCTTTGGATGCACTGGATTGTTTTTGCTCGGTGCCGAGGCATGGAAATGGGCCAAGAGAGTGTTTAtgagaaagagaataaaCAGAAAGGCCAAGAACCCAGAGTATGAATTGGAGAGAAACGATCCTTTCCAACGTTATGCATCATTCTCAAGATCGGGAACCATGGATAATAGAAAAATCCCTGTTTAA
- the MDM20 gene encoding mitochondrial distribution and morphology has translation MVSDSDQEIIGLIDQHQYGYAQSLLLQKIKKFPQRTLYPLLQNRILYRTGHKQQAIEKNVQLLKSIPNDVDSIIMLSEFFQDVGMEKEADACWENVIQRYPIKAEELVLIWFENSVLQLNAAKFNKIFSYLNKSKKERKYTFWYAFSFYLMITENEKNQQNDSKKGEKQKDADTGKLNLYKSFGKKLIERAVDGSSFANCQEIYVYTRFLLLDKDYSSIESLLAQTKFSLDLELQILYLESMKQNKNWEKLHAYTENLLFEKKFDDYNTWLLWIQAGKELEHKYENVELKLGCNDSKNYSRNKLLTNIELRKLYGCDYTDAIEAYYNVFKSKLCCYNDLSKINIPDTIDNRIKASTHEIISSQTLNQRDTKSKITLVNNQKFHSLVDNWEIYKLFSSQPSEKSEFDNDPINELILISVVSSLAQASVKEQPRTIVVCIAIITELLKKDEHNYKLKLWLLKLYSQLNTNDQVIPIYQSLKIKMVQHETLGHYLNNAYVPTKSTLDELINVFRFFLTSTEEIKDTVQNGFEHEVYNKLASFISFGQKLQNSVSLNTTIQRIIQLSLVLNDTGYLGYFVSYLKEHREEILEENYTDNRDYETEWNSICVNDELKKAKTENLMRIPTDNITLKIKLIIYSLVFESDESGIAKLIKAFNRLLGSPDYKPDPFTTLLNKLYHNLLNMANKPKSNNEVQSLFNFVQKNLKWEKLQPLLVPQNILSSQLNQNLINLAEFTKIVQSLAQRKPSSYLNQILVQCKTISAHVKKEDFVKRQLASIDGMNLSDDDFPFDFDIQPILNDIKNSVSASTKSILNSI, from the coding sequence atGGTTTCCGACTCTGACCAAGAGATTATAGGTCTTATAgatcaacatcaatatgGTTATGCACAGTCCTTGTTGCttcaaaagatcaaaaagtTTCCCCAGCGGACGCTTTACCCACTATTACAAAACCGAATATTGTACAGAACTGGACATAAACAACAagcaattgaaaagaatgtcCAGTTACTAAAGAGTATACCCAATGATGTTGATTCAATTATCATGCTTAGCGAATTTTTCCAAGATGTGGGGATGGAAAAAGAGGCAGATGCATGTTGGGAAAATGTGATCCAGAGATACCCAATTAAAGCAGAAGAGCTTGTATTGATTTGGTTTGAAAATTCAGTGTTGCAATTGAATGCTGCAAAATTTAACAAGATTTTTCTGTATTTGaataaaagcaaaaaggaGAGAAAGTATACTTTTTGGTATGCATTCAGCTTTTACCTCATGATTAcggaaaatgaaaaaaatcaacaaaatgaTTCGAAAAAGggagaaaaacaaaaagatgcAGATACAGGAAAACTAAATTTGTACAAATCTTTTGggaagaaattgattgaAAGGGCTGTAGATGGTCTGtcatttgcaaattgtCAAGAAATTTACGTATACACTAGATTCTTGCTTCTTGATAAAGATTATAGCTCAATTGAATCACTTTTAGCTCAAACAAAGTTTTCCTTAGACTTGGAATTACAGATTTTGTACCTTGAATCTATgaagcaaaataaaaattggGAAAAATTACATGCATATACTGAGAATCTattatttgaaaagaaattcgACGACTACAACACCTGGCTATTATGGATACAAGCTGGTAAAGAGTTGGAGCATAAATATGAGAATGTTGAGTTAAAATTGGGGTGCAACGACAGCAAGAATTACAGTAGGAATAAACTATTGACAAATATTGAGTTGAGAAAATTGTACGGTTGTGACTACACCGATGCTATTGAAGCTTATTACAATGTCTTTAAATCAAAATTGTGTTGTTACAACGACTTgtcaaaaataaacataCCTGACACTATTGATAATAGAATCAAAGCATCAACGCATGAAATTATACTGAGCCAGACCTTGAATCAGAGAGATACTAAAAGTAAGATTACTCTCGTTAATAATCAAAAGTTCCATTCCTTAGTTGACAATTGGGAAATTTACAAACTTTTTTCCTCACAGCCAAGCGAAAAATCCGAATTTGATAATGATCCTATAAATGAACTTATTTTGATTTCCGtagtttcttctttggctCAAGCCTCTGTTAAGGAGCAACCCAGGACCATAGTTGTATGTATTGCAATCATTACtgaattgttgaaaaaagatgaaCACAACTATAAACTCAAGCTTTGGCTACTCAAGTTATATTCACAACTCAACACAAATGACCAGGTTATCCCAATTTACCAATCATTGAAAATTAAGATGGTACAACATGAAACATTAGGACATTACTTGAACAATGCATATGTACCTACCAAATCCACACTTGATGAATTGATTAACGTGTTTCGATTCTTTTTGACATCAACCGAAGAGATTAAGGATACTGTGCAAAATGGATTTGAGCACGAAGTTTACAATAAATTGGCAAGTTTTATCTCATTTGGacaaaaattgcaaaattctGTATCATTAAACACCACCATACAAAGAATCATCCAATTGTCCTTGGTGTTGAATGATACAGGTTACCTCGGTTACTTTGTTTCATATTTGAAAGAGCACCGAGAGGAAATTTTGGAAGAGAATTACACCGATAACAGAGATTACGAAACCGAGTGGAACTCAATATGCGTAAATGACGAATTAAAGAAAGCCAAGACTGAAAACTTGATGAGGATTCCTACAGATAACATTacattaaaaattaaattgaTCATCTATTCACTAGTTTTCGAAAGTGATGAGTCTGGAATCGCCAAGCTCATAAAAGCTTTCAATAGGCTTTTGGGTTCGCCAGATTACAAACCAGATCCTTTCACCACTTTGTTGAACAAGTTATACCACAATTTACTCAATATGGCCAATAAACCAAAATCCAACAATGAAGTCCAATCcttgttcaattttgtacaaaagaatttgaaatgGGAAAAACTTCAACCATTACTTGTGCCCCAAAATATACTCAGCTCGCAATTGAACCAAAACTTGATTAATTTGGCTGAGTTTACCAAGATAGTGCAAAGCTTGGCCCAACGCAAGCCCAGTTCCTACTTGAATCAAATCTTGGTCCAATGCAAGACCATTTCAGCCCATGTGAAGAAGGAAGACTTTGTCAAAAGACAGTTGGCTAGCATAGATGGTATGAATCttagtgatgatgatttcccgtttgattttgatataCAGCCAATATTAAATGATATCAAAAACTCGGTTTCTGCTTCAACTAAATCTATTTTAAACTCCATATAG
- the GLO1 gene encoding Lactoylglutathione lyase, which translates to MVQANKSFIVNRTSLRTSNPKSIDFWTGKLGMSLIKTHQAEDGKTTSYFLNYPQPEDEGKDVTARSGVLELVYVSDATTSTSTSTSTTTKINNGNGETDRGFGHVCISVDNIEVAEKKFLDAGVRFKKKLSEGRQHDIAFLLSDYDDYWVELIENGIDKKEGESNIASYRLNHSMIRVVEIEKSLKFYRDLGLKLFKRLDFEGAKFSLYFLGYNHDPNFEEGSLSFKELSKYQSLIELTYNWENEKGFKGYNLGEQGFRNIVIAGDTITEQKTIEDPDSYKVELSTL; encoded by the coding sequence ATGGTTCAAGCCAACAAAAGCTTTATTGTTAACCGCACTAGTCTTAGAACGAGCAACCCAAAGTCAATTGACTTTTGGACTGGTAAATTGGGAATGTCTTTGATCAAGACGCACCAGGCTGAGGATGGTAAGACTACTTCTTACTTTTTAAACTACCCTCAACCAGAGGATGAGGGGAAAGATGTAACAGCCAGATCTGGTGTATTGGAGTTAGTTTATGTTAGCGATGCCACGACCTCGACCTCGACCTCGACCTCCACCACAACCAAGATCAATAACGGAAACGGAGAAACTGATCGTGGTTTTGGTCACGTTTGTATCTCAGTCGACAATATCGAAGTAgctgaaaagaaatttttggATGCTGGTGTCAGgttcaagaagaaattgagcGAGGGAAGACAGCACGACATTGCATTTTTGTTATCTGACTACGATGATTACTGGGTTGAATTAATCGAAAATGGCATTgacaagaaagaaggagagtCAAACATTGCATCATACCGTTTGAACCATTCCATGATCAGAGTTGtcgaaattgaaaaatccTTAAAGTTTTACCGTGACTTGGGATTGAAATTATTCAAGAGGTTGGACTTTGAAGGTGCCAAATTCTCATTATACTTTTTGGGCTACAACCACGATCCAAACTTTGAAGAAGGTTCATTAAGCTTCAAGGAACTAAGCAAATACCAATCATTGATTGAATTGACTTATAATTGggagaatgaaaaaggtTTCAAAGGTTACAATTTGGGAGAGCAAGGGTTCAGAAACATTGTAATTGCTGGTGACACCATTACGGAGCAAAAGACTATTGAGGATCCTGATAGCTACAAAGTTGAACTAAGCACATTATGA
- the HMX1 gene encoding heme oxygenase, translating into MASTTSIATEAPVYVAGATTKLSQKEIIPSKTDVGALANRINTETRSLHDKVDKLVTLKLAIALRNYKVFRQGLQAFYHVFASIETSLHHQLDTYPDSEWSKMLSQVWKPEIARKEKAEQDLLFFYNDDKSKFVDPMMIEQIKFANHIKQVTAEKPYLLFAYLHVMYLALFAGGRIMRSSFAKATGMYPRKDGLSHEEIVKLGTNFFTFDVADENLLRVIYKRDYELVTRNGLTEEQKQEIIEESKFIFEQNAKCLHELENHNLAKIQGSWTYYAVTKGYYGVIGLLVILILFYVQRVLFRSL; encoded by the coding sequence ATGGCTTCTACCACAAGTATAGCTACAGAGGCTCCAGTCTATGTCGCTGGAGCTACAACAAAGCTCagccaaaaagaaatcatcCCCAGCAAAACTGATGTTGGAGCTTTGGCAAACAGAATTAATACAGAGACAAGATCATTGCACGATAAAGTCGACAAGTTGGTCACCTTGAAATTGGCCATTGCCTTGCGCAACTATAAAGTTTTCCGTCAAGGATTGCAAGCTTTTTACCATGTGTTTGCCAGTATTGAAACTAGTTTGCACCACCAATTGGACACATACCCCGACTCGGAATGGTCCAAGATGCTTTCGCAGGTATGGAAGCCAGAAATtgctagaaaagaaaaggcaGAACAAGaccttttgttcttttataATGACGACAAGAGCAAGTTTGTCGACCCAATGATGATTGAACAGATTAAATTTGCCAACCACATCAAACAAGTAACCGCTGAAAAACCATACCTTTTGTTTGCTTACTTGCATGTGATGTATTTGGCGCTTTTTGCAGGTGGCAGAATTATGAGATCTTCATTTGCCAAGGCTACAGGAATGTACCCAAGAAAAGATGGTCTTTCCCACGAGGAAATCGTTAAATTGGGAACCAATTTCTTTACATTTGACGTTGCTGATGAAAACTTGTTGCGCGTTATTTATAAGAGAGATTATGAACTTGTCACAAGAAACGGACTCACTGAGGAACAGAAACAAGAGATTATCGAGGAGTCGAAATTCATCTTTGAACAAAATGCAAAATGTTTACATGAATTGGAGAACCATAACTTGGCAAAGATTCAAGGATCGTGGACATACTATGCAGTGACAAAAGGGTACTATGGTGTAATAGGGTTGTTGGTCatcttgattttgttttatgtCCAAAGAGTGCTTTTTAGAAGCCTTTAG